In one Antennarius striatus isolate MH-2024 chromosome 15, ASM4005453v1, whole genome shotgun sequence genomic region, the following are encoded:
- the rnf34b gene encoding E3 ubiquitin-protein ligase RNF34 isoform X1: protein MKAGASSMWASCCGLLNEMMGTGTVRAQQPGFGAGAGPFRFAPSAGYSTYPPTSSGSAGQLCKACGLAFSVFRRKHICCDCKKSFCALCSVLQENLRCCTTCHLLRGTAFQRPRLMQLRVKDLRQYLLLRNIPTDTCREKEDLVDLVLCHQGTRETQRPVMEEEDNEEEEDDDDDDDDDDEGGEDTDSLHSLPHSRAGSPPSATRSTSEQSVLSASQVDVLSPSDSSGTSSQGHEDTPTASLLNLEPTDNILEVSPATQRRIRASLSDLDNEEAIENLSVRQLKEILARNFVNYSGCCEKWELLERVHRLYRENEQNRKSMENVSITAVVAYPPPLCNSGVGDGVRAQLAADENLCRICMDAMIDCVLLECGHMVTCTKCGKRMSECPICRQYVVRAVHVFKS, encoded by the exons GCGGGGGCGTCGTCCATGTGGGCGTCATGCTGTGGGCTGCTGAACGAGATGATGGGCACGGGCACGGTGCGGGCTCAGCAGCCGGGGTTCGGAGCGGGAGCAGGGCCCTTCCGCTTCGCCCCCAGTGCTGGGTACTCCACCTACCCCCCCACCAGCTCAGGGAGTGCCGGACAGCTTTGTAAGGCATGCGGATTGGCTTTCTCTGTCTTCAGACGCAAG CACATCTGCTGTGATTGTAAGAAGAGCTTCTGCGCCCTGTGCTCGGTGCTTCAGGAGAACCTGCGCTGCTGCACCACCTGCCATCTGCTGCGCGGCACCGCCTTCCAGAGGCCTCGGCTCATGCAGCTCCGGGTGAAAGATCTGCGACAGTACCTGCTGCTGCGCAACATCCCCACCGACACATGCAGGGAGAAGGAGGACCTGGTGGACCTGGTGCTCTGTCATCAGGGGACGAGAGAAACCCAGAGACcagtgatggaggaggaagacaacgaagaagaggaggatgatgatgatgatgatgatgatgatgatgaagggggAGAGGACACAGATAGTTTGCATTCACTCCCCCATTCACGTGCAGGCTCTCCCCCCTCCGCCACGCGCTCCACGTCTGAACAGTCGGTCCTCTCCGCCTCTCAGGTAGACGTGCTCAGCCCAAGTGACAGCTCAGGGACCAGCAGCCAG GGGCATGAGGACACCCCCACAGCATCTCTCTTGAACCTGGAGCCCACAGATAACATCTTggag GTCAGTCCAGCGACACAGAGGAGGATCAGGGCCTCGCTGTCTGATCTGGACAACGAAGAGGCGATAGAAAACCTCTCTGTCCGCCAGTTGAAAGAGATTCTGGCCAGGAACTTTGTGAATTACTCTGGATGCTGCGAGAAGTGGGAGCTGCTGGAGCGAGTTCACCGACTCTACAGAGAAAATGAGCAAAACAGGAAATCTA tGGAAAATGTGAGCATCACTGCAG TGGTTGCATATCCTCCACCTCTCTGCAACAGTGGAGTTGGAG ATGGTGTCAGAGCTCAGCTGGCGGCCGATGAAAACCTGTGTCGTATCTGCATGGATGCCATGATCGACTGCGTGCTGCTGGAATGTGGTCACATGGTAACCTGCACCAAATGTGGAAAGCGAATGAGCGAGTGTCCAATCTGCAGGCAGTATGTAGTGCGAGCTGTGCATGTCTTCAAGTCTTAA
- the rnf34b gene encoding E3 ubiquitin-protein ligase RNF34 isoform X2, which translates to MKAGASSMWASCCGLLNEMMGTGTVRAQQPGFGAGAGPFRFAPSAGYSTYPPTSSGSAGQLCKACGLAFSVFRRKHICCDCKKSFCALCSVLQENLRCCTTCHLLRGTAFQRPRLMQLRVKDLRQYLLLRNIPTDTCREKEDLVDLVLCHQGTRETQRPVMEEEDNEEEEDDDDDDDDDDEGGEDTDSLHSLPHSRAGSPPSATRSTSEQSVLSASQVDVLSPSDSSGTSSQGHEDTPTASLLNLEPTDNILEVSPATQRRIRASLSDLDNEEAIENLSVRQLKEILARNFVNYSGCCEKWELLERVHRLYRENEQNRKSMENVSITADGVRAQLAADENLCRICMDAMIDCVLLECGHMVTCTKCGKRMSECPICRQYVVRAVHVFKS; encoded by the exons GCGGGGGCGTCGTCCATGTGGGCGTCATGCTGTGGGCTGCTGAACGAGATGATGGGCACGGGCACGGTGCGGGCTCAGCAGCCGGGGTTCGGAGCGGGAGCAGGGCCCTTCCGCTTCGCCCCCAGTGCTGGGTACTCCACCTACCCCCCCACCAGCTCAGGGAGTGCCGGACAGCTTTGTAAGGCATGCGGATTGGCTTTCTCTGTCTTCAGACGCAAG CACATCTGCTGTGATTGTAAGAAGAGCTTCTGCGCCCTGTGCTCGGTGCTTCAGGAGAACCTGCGCTGCTGCACCACCTGCCATCTGCTGCGCGGCACCGCCTTCCAGAGGCCTCGGCTCATGCAGCTCCGGGTGAAAGATCTGCGACAGTACCTGCTGCTGCGCAACATCCCCACCGACACATGCAGGGAGAAGGAGGACCTGGTGGACCTGGTGCTCTGTCATCAGGGGACGAGAGAAACCCAGAGACcagtgatggaggaggaagacaacgaagaagaggaggatgatgatgatgatgatgatgatgatgatgaagggggAGAGGACACAGATAGTTTGCATTCACTCCCCCATTCACGTGCAGGCTCTCCCCCCTCCGCCACGCGCTCCACGTCTGAACAGTCGGTCCTCTCCGCCTCTCAGGTAGACGTGCTCAGCCCAAGTGACAGCTCAGGGACCAGCAGCCAG GGGCATGAGGACACCCCCACAGCATCTCTCTTGAACCTGGAGCCCACAGATAACATCTTggag GTCAGTCCAGCGACACAGAGGAGGATCAGGGCCTCGCTGTCTGATCTGGACAACGAAGAGGCGATAGAAAACCTCTCTGTCCGCCAGTTGAAAGAGATTCTGGCCAGGAACTTTGTGAATTACTCTGGATGCTGCGAGAAGTGGGAGCTGCTGGAGCGAGTTCACCGACTCTACAGAGAAAATGAGCAAAACAGGAAATCTA tGGAAAATGTGAGCATCACTGCAG ATGGTGTCAGAGCTCAGCTGGCGGCCGATGAAAACCTGTGTCGTATCTGCATGGATGCCATGATCGACTGCGTGCTGCTGGAATGTGGTCACATGGTAACCTGCACCAAATGTGGAAAGCGAATGAGCGAGTGTCCAATCTGCAGGCAGTATGTAGTGCGAGCTGTGCATGTCTTCAAGTCTTAA